One segment of Arvicanthis niloticus isolate mArvNil1 chromosome 5, mArvNil1.pat.X, whole genome shotgun sequence DNA contains the following:
- the Megf6 gene encoding multiple epidermal growth factor-like domains protein 6 isoform X3: protein MEVSRGWGGLAILWCLGFLGSLMGVTSTHYRYLWRNCYPCHLSQTSYPVSTSDQRPDVDECRAHNGGCQHRCVNTPGSYLCECKPGFRLHTDGRTCLAISSCTLGNGGCQHQCVQLTVTQHRCQCRPQYQLQEDGRRCVRRSPCADANGGCMHICQALGAVAHCGCHPGYQLAADRKACEDVDECALGLAQCAHGCLNTQGSFKCVCHTGYELGADGRQCYRIEMEIVNSCEAGNGGCSHGCSHTSTGPLCTCPRGYELDEDQKTCIDIDDCANSPCCQQVCANTPGGYECSCFAGYRLSTDGCDCEDVDECASGHSGCEHHCSNLAGSFQCFCEAGYRLDEDRRGCTPLEESVVDLDGQLPFVRPLPHIAVLRDEFPQLFQDDYGAEEEEEEEEAELRGEHTLTEKFVCLDHSFGHDCSLTCDDCRNGGTCLPGLDGCDCPEGWTGIICNETCPPDTFGKNCSSPCICQNGGTCDPVSGACRCPPGVTGTHCEDGCPKGFYGKHCRKKCHCANRGRCHRLYGACLCDPGLYGRFCHLACPPWAFGPGCSEDCLCEQSHTRSCNPKDGSCSCKAGFQGERCQAECEPGFFGPGCRQRCTCRPGVACDPVSGKCRTQCPPGYQGEDCGQECPVGTFGVNCSGSCSCVGAPCHRVTGECLCPPGKTGEDCGADCPEGRWGLGCQEICPACEHGASCHPETGTCLCLPGFVGSRCQDACPAGWFGTGCQMRCACANDGHCHPATGRCSCAPGWTGLSCQRACDSGHWGPDCIHPCNCSAGHGNCDSVSGLCLCEAGYEGPRCEQWCRQGYFGPACEQKCRCEHGAACDHVSGACTCPAGWRGSFCEHACPAGFFGLDCGSACNCSAGATCDAVTGSCICPAGRWGPRCSQTCPPLTFGLNCSQICTCFNGASCDPVHGQCYCAPGWMGPTCLQACPAGLYGKNCQHSCLCRNGGSCDPILGQCACPEGWTGLACENECLPGHYGAGCQLNCSCLNGGICDRLTGHCRCPAGWTGDKCQNSCVNGMFGVHCEEHCACRKGATCHHVTGACLCPPGWRGSHCEQACPRGWFGEACAQRCRCPPGASCHHVTGECHCPPGFTGPGCEQACQPGTFGKDCKHLCQCPGETWACHPASGTCVCAAGYHGTDCQQRCPSGRYGPGCEHICKCLNGGTCDPATGACYCPAGFLGADCSLACPQGRFGPSCAQVCACGQGAACDPVSGTCICPPGKMGVHCEHGCPQDWFGKGCELKCACRNGGLCHATNGSCSCPLGWMGPHCEHACPAGRYGAACLLECSCQNNGSCEPTTGACLCGPGFYGQACEHACPAGFHGSGCQRICECQQGAPCDPVSGQCLCPAGFHGQFCESGCKPGFFGDGCLQQCNCHGDVPCDPISGLCLCPPGRTGTTCDLDCGRGRFGPGCALHCDCGGGADCDPISGQCHCVDSYTGPTCQEAPTQISSRPAPQHPSSRAVKH from the exons CCATCAGCTCCTGCACTCTGGGAAATGGTGGCTGCCAGCATCAGTGTGTACAGCTCACCGTGACACAGCACCGCTGCCAGTGCCGGCCCCAGTACCAGCTGCAGGAGGATGGCAGGCGCTGTGTCC GGAGAAGCCCGTGTGCAGACGCCAATGGCGGCTGTATGCATATATGCCAGGCACTCGGGGCAGTTGCCCACTGTGGCTGCCACCCAGGTTACCAGCTTGCTGCAGACCGCAAAGCCTGCGAAG atgTGGATGAATGTGCCTTGGGGCTGGCCCAGTGTGCTCACGGCTGCCTCAACACCCAAGGATCCTTTAAGTGCGTGTGCCACACAGGCTATGAACTGGGTGCCGACGGGCGACAGTGTTACC GGATCGAGATGGAGATTGTGAACAGCTGCGAGGCTGGCAACGGTGGCTGCTCACACGGCTGTAGTCACACTAGCACAGGGCCCCTGTGCACCTGCCCGCGTGGTTACGAGTTGGATGAAGACCAGAAGACCTGCATTG ACATTGATGACTGTGCCAACTCTCCGTGCTGCCAGCAAGTGTGTGCCAACACCCCTGGTGGGTACGAGTGCAGCTGCTTTGCTGGCTATCGGCTCAGCACGGACGGCTGTGACTGTGAGG ATGTTGACGAGTGTGCCTCTGGTCACAGCGGCTGCGAACACCACTGTTCTAATCTGGCTGGCTCCTTCCAGTGCTTCTGTGAGGCGGGTTACCGGTTGGATGAGGACCGCAGGGGCTGCACGC CCCTAGAAGAATCCGTGGTGGACCTGGATGGCCAGCTGCCCTTTGTGCGGCCCCTGCCCCACATTGCAGTACTGAGGGATGAGTTTCCACAACTCTTCCAGGATGACTAtggggctgaggaggaggaggaggaggaggaggcagagttgCGGGGAGAACACACGCTCACTGAGAAGTTTG TCTGCTTGGACCACTCCTTCGGCCATGACTGCAGCCTAACCTGCGATGACTGCAGGAATGGAGGGACCTGTCTCCCAGGCCTGGACGGCTGTGACTGCCCAGAGGGCTGGACTGGGATCATCTGCAATGAGA CTTGTCCTCCAGACACCTTTGGGAAGAACTGTAGCTCTCCCTGCATCTGTCAGAACGGTGGGACCTGCGACCCGGTATCAGGAGCCTGTCGCTGTCCCCCAGGTGTCACTGGAACCCACTGTGAGGATG GCTGCCCCAAGGGCTTCTATGGCAAACATTGTCGTAAGAAATGTCACTGTGCTAACCGTGGCCGGTGCCATCGCCTCTATGGGGCCTGCCTCTGTGACCCAGGGCTCTATGGCCGTTTCTGTCACCTGG CCTGCCCTCCCTGGGCCTTTGGGCCGGGCTGCTCTGAGGACTGCCTTTGTGAGCAGTCACACACAAGGTCTTGTAACCCGAAGGATGGCAGCTGCTCCTGCAAGGCCGGCTTCCAGGGCGAGCGCTGccaggcag AGTGCGAGCCAGGCTTCTTCGGACCAGGATGCAGACAACGTTGCACCTGCCGGCCAGGTGTGGCCTGTGACCCTGTGAGTGGCAAGTGTCGGACACAGTGTCCTCCTGGCTACCAGGGGGAGGACTGTGGCCAAG AGTGCCCAGTGGGAACATTTGGTGTGAACTGCTCAGGTTCCTGCTCCTGTGTGGGGGCCCCCTGTCACCGAGTCACAGGGGAGTGTCTGTGTCCACCAGGGAAGACTGGGGAGGACTGTGGAGCAG ATTGTCCCGAGGGCCGTTGGGGGCTGGGCTGTCAAGAGATCTGCCCTGCGTGTGAGCATGGTGCCAGCTGCCACCCTGAGACTGGAACCTGCCTTTGTCTTCCTGGCTTTGTTGGTAGCCGCTGCCAGGATG CTTGCCCAGCAGGCTGGTTTGGGACTGGTTGCCAGATGAGGTGTGCGTGTGCCAATGATGGGCATTGCCACCCAGCCACTGGACGCTGTAGCTGTGCCCCTGGGTGGACGGGCCTCAGCTGCCAGAGAG CCTGTGACAGTGGACACTGGGGTCCTGACTGCATCCACCCTTGCAACTGCAGTGCAGGCCATGGGAATTGTGATTCTGTCAGTGGCCTCTGCCTGTGTGAGGCTGGCTACGAAGGTCCCCGGTGTGAACAGT GGTGTCGGCAGGGGTACTTTGGGCCTGCCTGTGAGCAGAAGTGCAGGTGTGAGCACGGGGCCGCCTGTGACCATGTCAGTGGTGCCTGTACCTGCCCAGCTGGCTGGAGGGGAAGCTTCTGCGAGCATG CCTGTCCTGCTGGCTTCTTTGGGTTAGACTGTGGCAGTGCCTGCAACTGCTCCGCCGGGGCCACCTGTGATGCTGTCACTGGCTCGTGCATCTGCCCAGCTGGCCGCTGGGGCCCACGCTGCTCCCAGA CTTGCCCACCCCTCACCTTCGGGCTTAACTGCAGCCAGATTTGTACCTGTTTCAACGGGGCCTCCTGTGACCCTGTTCATGGGCAATGCTACTGTGCTCCTGGATGGATGGGACCCACCTGCCTGCAGG CCTGCCCTGCTGGCCTGTATGGCAAGAACTGTCAGCATTCCTGTCTGTGCCGAAATGGAGGGAGCTGTGACCCCATCTTGGGCCAGTGTGCATGCCCAGAGGGCTGGACCGGCTTGGCCTGTGAGAATG AGTGCCTTCCTGGACACTATGGGGCTGGTTGTCAGCTCAACTGCAGTTGCCTTAATGGGGGCATATGTGACCGGCTTACGGGCCACTGCCGCTGCCCAGCTGGCTGGACTGGGGACAAGTGTCAGAACT CCTGTGTCAATGGCATGTTTGGGGTTCACTGTGAGGAGCACTGTGCCTGCCGGAAGGGTGCCACCTGCCACCATGTCACGGgggcctgcctctgtcccccaggATGGAGGGGCTCACACTGTGAACAGG CCTGTCCACGTGGCTGGTTTGGAGAGGCCTGTGCTCAGCGGTGCCGCTGCCCACCCGGTGCCTCCTGCCACCATGTCACTGGGGAGTGCCACTGTCCACCTGGCTTCACTGGGCCCGGCTGTGAGCAGG CCTGCCAGCCTGGAACCTTTGGAAAGGACTGTAAGCACCTGTGCCAGTGTCCTGGTGAGACCTGGGCCTGCCACCCTGCTTCAGGGACCTGTGTATGTGCTGCTGGTTACCATGGCACTGACTGTCAGCAAC GATGCCCATCTGGGCGCTATGGGCCAGGCTGTGAACACATTTGTAAGTGTCTCAATGGTGGGACCTGCGACCCAGCCACGGGAGCCTGCTACTGCCCTGCTGGGTTCCTTGGGGCAGACTGCAGCCTTG CCTGTCCACAGGGTCGCTTCGGCCCCAGCTGTGcccaggtgtgtgcatgtggacaAGGGGCGGCCTGCGACCCGGTGTCAGGGACTTGCATCTGTCCTCCCGGGAAGATGGGCGTCCACTGTGAGCACG GCTGTCCCCAGGACTGGTTTGGCAAGGGCTGTGAACTCAAGTGTGCCTGCAGGAATGGGGGCCTGTGTCATGCTACCAATGGCAGCTGTTCCTGCCCCCTGGGCTGGATGGGGCCACACTGTGAGCAcg CCTGCCCTGCTGGGCGCTATGGTGCTGCCTGCCTCCTGGAGTGTTCCTGTCAGAAcaatggcagctgtgagcccacCACGGGTGCTTGCCTTTGTGGCCCTGGCTTCTATGGTCAAGCTTGCGAACACG CCTGCCCTGCCGGCTTCCATGGATCTGGCTGCCAGAGAATTTGTGAGTGTCAACAGGGTGCCCCCTGTGACCCTGTCAGTGGCCAGTGCCTCTGCCCTGCTGGCTTCCATGGCCAGTTCTGTGAGAGTG GGTGTAAGCCAGGCTTTTTTGGAGATGGCTGCCTGCAGCAATGTAACTGCCACGGGGATGTGCCCTGTGATCCCATCAGCGGCCTCTGCCTTTGCCCACCAGGGCGTACAGGAACCACATGTGATCTGG ATTGCGGAAGGGGCCGCTTTGGGCCGGGCTGTGCCCTGCACTGTGATTGCGGGGGTGGGGCCGACTGCGACCCCATCAGCGGGCAGTGCCACTGTGTGGACAGCTACACGGGACCCACTTGCCAGGAAG CGCCCACACAGATATCTAGCAGACCAGCGCCCCAGCACCCCAGCAGCAGGGCTGTGAAGCACTAA